Proteins found in one Campylobacter concisus genomic segment:
- a CDS encoding dynamin family protein: MFNEFINAYKARYFKVFTNDFKGELARLVNDLSDPSLHISEQIKESLNLLIDTLNEPPLIAVIGQFSSGKSTFLNALLGQDILPSGLTPVTAKAVRLKFAKMPLLSVKFINGSESLLASSDLAELNKLGEQVSSMTLYAPSEILKEINFIDTPGLNSLRDADTKETKNTLKKVSGAIWLSLANNAAKASELESIKEILKANDLKAICLINQKDKLSEEELESLLKHAGQTYGELFEDIIAISSKQALLGITNNDKGLLEASNFNEALKAIKECFLDKSFKENFIKARAKKIVKLLTNEQEKHLEIYDNAQLILDEFSGSLDERLEAIKEEFKPKIALRYSQMSEVIKLAADEVFKLLKPFSKTKFNASKTLLNKEIYKRENFEVISLDSDEVFSKLIYEDVVFNKFFKRYKKDLKELENAITSAFNELYKNLEDKFLIYKSRYENYASFDDQVLAYETKSINTYAGRTYENFLREYETAKFKAIQKVSLFFEKLDIKLASNYENALKLAVYFIKQKIEKTLESHLQMNTPLYIPSAKDVYERMLDAFSLYEFEALMCSNSSFLNKILLDIKSDFNEIYTLKIAMLDGLKTRVKEQISKIEELCENSLLLR, translated from the coding sequence ATGTTTAATGAGTTTATAAATGCCTACAAAGCGAGATACTTTAAGGTTTTTACAAATGATTTTAAGGGCGAGCTAGCTAGGCTCGTAAATGATCTAAGCGATCCTAGCTTGCATATAAGCGAGCAGATAAAAGAGAGCTTAAATTTACTAATAGATACTCTAAATGAGCCACCACTAATAGCTGTTATCGGTCAATTTTCAAGTGGGAAATCAACATTTTTAAATGCACTTCTTGGTCAAGATATCTTGCCGTCAGGACTAACTCCAGTCACCGCAAAGGCTGTGAGGCTAAAATTTGCAAAGATGCCACTTTTAAGCGTGAAATTTATAAATGGTAGCGAAAGCCTGCTAGCAAGTAGCGATCTAGCCGAGCTAAATAAGCTAGGCGAGCAAGTTTCTAGTATGACGCTTTATGCGCCAAGTGAAATTTTAAAAGAGATAAATTTCATCGACACTCCTGGCCTAAACTCGCTAAGAGATGCTGACACAAAAGAGACAAAAAATACGCTAAAAAAGGTTAGTGGTGCGATATGGCTAAGTCTTGCAAACAACGCCGCAAAGGCAAGTGAGCTTGAAAGCATTAAAGAAATTTTAAAAGCAAATGATCTAAAAGCGATCTGCCTAATCAACCAAAAAGATAAGCTAAGTGAGGAAGAGCTTGAAAGTTTGCTAAAACACGCTGGGCAAACTTATGGCGAGCTTTTTGAGGATATCATCGCTATCTCATCAAAGCAAGCCCTTCTTGGCATAACAAATAATGACAAAGGCCTACTTGAAGCTTCAAATTTTAACGAAGCTCTAAAGGCTATTAAAGAGTGCTTTTTAGACAAGAGCTTTAAAGAAAATTTCATAAAAGCAAGGGCAAAAAAGATCGTAAAACTCCTAACTAACGAGCAGGAAAAACATCTAGAAATTTATGACAATGCGCAGTTGATTTTAGATGAATTTAGTGGCTCATTAGATGAGAGACTAGAGGCGATAAAAGAGGAGTTTAAACCAAAGATCGCTTTAAGATATAGCCAAATGAGTGAAGTCATAAAACTTGCCGCCGATGAAGTATTTAAGCTACTTAAGCCTTTTTCAAAGACGAAATTTAACGCTTCAAAGACGCTTTTAAACAAAGAAATTTATAAGCGTGAAAATTTTGAGGTAATAAGTCTTGATAGCGACGAAGTCTTTTCAAAACTTATCTACGAAGATGTGGTTTTTAATAAATTTTTTAAACGTTACAAAAAAGATCTAAAAGAGCTAGAAAATGCGATAACCTCAGCATTTAATGAGCTTTATAAAAATTTAGAGGATAAATTTTTAATATATAAATCTCGCTATGAAAATTACGCTAGCTTTGATGATCAAGTCTTGGCTTACGAAACAAAATCCATAAACACCTATGCCGGACGGACATATGAAAATTTTTTAAGAGAGTATGAAACGGCTAAATTTAAGGCTATACAAAAGGTCTCTTTGTTTTTTGAAAAGCTTGATATAAAGCTAGCCTCAAACTATGAAAATGCGCTCAAACTCGCGGTTTATTTCATAAAACAAAAGATAGAAAAGACGCTAGAATCGCACCTGCAGATGAATACGCCACTTTATATCCCAAGCGCAAAAGATGTCTATGAGCGTATGCTTGATGCGTTTAGCCTTTATGAGTTTGAAGCTTTAATGTGCTCAAATAGCTCGTTTTTAAATAAAATTTTGCTTGATATAAAGAGCGATTTTAATGAAATTTATACTTTAAAAATAGCAATGCTTGATGGCTTAAAAACAAGAGTTAAAGAGCAAATTTCAAAGATCGAAGAGCTTTGTGAAAATTCATTATTACTAAGATAA
- a CDS encoding molybdopterin-dependent oxidoreductase has translation MKRRDFLRLSALGAVSLQANELGSAEQALFDKKSGLSANKFGAFYVRTIAGRVVETVPFEGDAYPNELNNAVIDYIQNESRVKYPFVRKSFLANPNNPKPELRGKEEFMRVSWDEAIKLSAKILKENFDKYGAEAIYGQVYQWGSLGKVGHSQKTAKRLLNVLGGYVNELGGYSYGAATVIMPHITGFVDPALAPTKWEAILKNAKTIVFWGTNPVVSNKIAIGVPLHNSYKYYDEIRKKGESGEMKIYSVDVYHNDSAKYFDSKYLEVVPCTDTAMMIGMCNYLYEKGLYSKEFIEKYTVGFDKFKDYMLGKTDGVNKNLAWASKICGVSEQELAKFSEDLAKNDSVIISGYAIQRQDHGEMAYWALVTLNAMLGHIGKEGCGFVTNDGMHKNADESFIAPKLAAFETKVPQKFIDSGLVPKTNGYEMPNSRLIDALLSPGKEITRNGKSYKLPKIRVMFNANGSTFTRHPDANRAIKAMRNVNAIITCEPFWTSTAKFSDIVLPAALEYERTDIEMANSTGEYLFAMKPLVKPFGESKSDYEIARLIAKEWGREEAFSEGKSELEWVKTIYEDAIKKAAELGYESMPSFEEFWEKGYFRFDKVDEKKRYFTNYKKFRDDPVANPLKTPSGKIEIYSETVAGFGYDDCPPHAAWFEPFEWLGAKNKKYPIAISGAHSKFRLHSQLNNSVLRNFNEIAEREPLLINPKTAETRGIKMGDVVRVFNDRGEILCGAFVTEDVPQNVVIVSEGAWYDPEKPGEKSLCLHGNLNVLTKDVPSSKMSQSNTAHTSLVNVEKFKGVPKRVTAFDAPKIGIMHA, from the coding sequence ATGAAAAGACGAGACTTTTTAAGATTAAGTGCATTAGGCGCGGTTAGCCTTCAAGCAAACGAGCTTGGAAGCGCAGAGCAAGCGTTATTTGACAAGAAAAGCGGACTAAGCGCAAATAAATTTGGCGCATTTTATGTAAGAACTATCGCAGGTCGCGTGGTTGAGACCGTGCCATTTGAGGGCGATGCTTATCCAAACGAGCTAAATAACGCAGTCATTGACTACATCCAAAACGAGAGCAGAGTAAAATATCCATTTGTTAGAAAGAGCTTTTTAGCCAATCCAAACAACCCAAAACCAGAGCTTCGTGGCAAAGAGGAATTTATGCGTGTGAGCTGGGACGAGGCTATAAAGCTAAGTGCAAAAATTTTAAAAGAAAATTTTGATAAATACGGTGCTGAAGCGATCTACGGACAGGTTTATCAGTGGGGTAGCCTTGGCAAAGTTGGCCACAGCCAAAAGACCGCAAAAAGGCTACTTAACGTGCTTGGTGGCTACGTAAATGAGCTAGGTGGCTACTCATACGGCGCAGCGACTGTCATCATGCCTCACATCACTGGCTTCGTCGATCCTGCGCTAGCGCCAACAAAGTGGGAGGCTATCTTAAAAAATGCCAAAACGATCGTATTTTGGGGTACAAATCCAGTAGTTTCAAACAAGATCGCCATTGGCGTGCCGCTTCATAACTCATATAAATACTATGATGAGATCAGAAAAAAAGGCGAGAGCGGCGAGATGAAAATTTATAGCGTCGATGTTTATCACAACGATAGCGCAAAATACTTTGACTCAAAATACCTTGAAGTCGTGCCTTGCACCGATACAGCGATGATGATAGGTATGTGTAACTACCTTTATGAAAAAGGGCTTTACAGCAAAGAATTTATAGAAAAATACACAGTTGGCTTTGATAAATTTAAAGACTATATGCTTGGCAAAACTGACGGGGTAAATAAAAATTTAGCTTGGGCAAGCAAAATTTGTGGCGTGAGCGAGCAAGAGCTTGCTAAATTTAGCGAGGATCTAGCTAAAAATGACTCAGTGATAATTAGTGGCTACGCCATCCAAAGACAAGATCACGGCGAGATGGCATACTGGGCGCTTGTGACGCTAAATGCGATGCTTGGACATATCGGTAAAGAGGGTTGTGGTTTTGTCACAAATGACGGTATGCACAAAAATGCTGATGAGAGCTTCATAGCGCCTAAACTTGCGGCATTTGAGACGAAGGTACCTCAAAAATTTATTGATAGCGGGCTGGTGCCAAAGACAAATGGTTACGAAATGCCAAACTCAAGGCTAATAGATGCGCTTCTAAGCCCAGGCAAGGAGATAACAAGAAACGGCAAGAGCTATAAACTGCCAAAGATTAGAGTGATGTTTAATGCAAATGGCTCGACTTTCACAAGGCATCCTGACGCAAATAGAGCGATAAAAGCTATGCGAAACGTTAATGCTATCATCACTTGCGAGCCGTTTTGGACAAGTACAGCTAAATTTAGCGATATAGTCTTGCCAGCTGCGCTTGAATACGAGCGAACTGACATCGAAATGGCAAACTCTACAGGCGAGTATCTATTTGCGATGAAGCCACTAGTTAAGCCATTTGGCGAGAGTAAGAGCGATTACGAGATCGCAAGACTGATTGCCAAAGAGTGGGGCAGGGAAGAGGCATTTAGCGAGGGTAAAAGCGAGCTAGAGTGGGTCAAGACAATATATGAAGATGCCATTAAAAAGGCTGCTGAGCTTGGGTATGAGAGCATGCCTAGTTTTGAGGAATTTTGGGAGAAGGGATATTTTAGATTTGATAAAGTCGATGAGAAAAAACGCTACTTTACAAACTACAAGAAATTCCGCGACGATCCAGTGGCAAATCCGCTAAAAACGCCATCTGGCAAGATAGAAATTTACTCTGAGACTGTCGCTGGCTTTGGCTATGATGACTGCCCACCGCATGCAGCTTGGTTTGAGCCATTTGAGTGGCTTGGCGCAAAAAATAAAAAATATCCTATCGCAATTAGCGGCGCGCACTCTAAATTTAGGCTTCACTCACAGCTAAATAACTCCGTGCTTCGCAACTTTAACGAGATCGCAGAGCGCGAGCCATTGCTTATAAATCCAAAAACAGCCGAGACTAGAGGGATAAAAATGGGCGACGTGGTGCGTGTATTTAATGATAGAGGTGAAATTTTGTGCGGTGCCTTTGTGACTGAGGACGTGCCACAAAATGTCGTGATAGTAAGCGAAGGTGCATGGTATGACCCTGAAAAACCGGGCGAAAAGAGCCTTTGCTTGCACGGAAATTTAAATGTGCTCACAAAAGACGTGCCATCAAGCAAGATGAGCCAGAGCAACACTGCTCACACAAGCCTTGTGAATGTCGAGAAATTTAAAGGCGTGCCAAAGCGCGTAACTGCATTTGACGCACCAAAGATCGGCATAATGCACGCATAA
- a CDS encoding putative quinol monooxygenase translates to MIGFYVNVKLKAGCEAKFEEILKEIVPASGKDKGCISYECGMVVGGKNEYCFMEIWEDLASQKEHMKSAHMVKNAAALEACKESQEVKIVNFVSVKE, encoded by the coding sequence ATGATTGGATTTTATGTAAATGTAAAGTTAAAAGCTGGGTGTGAAGCAAAATTTGAAGAAATTTTAAAAGAGATCGTGCCAGCTTCAGGAAAAGATAAAGGCTGTATAAGCTACGAGTGCGGCATGGTTGTGGGCGGTAAAAATGAGTATTGTTTTATGGAGATTTGGGAAGATCTTGCAAGTCAAAAAGAGCATATGAAAAGCGCTCACATGGTGAAAAATGCAGCCGCGCTGGAGGCTTGCAAAGAGAGCCAAGAGGTAAAAATAGTAAATTTTGTAAGCGTAAAGGAATAA
- a CDS encoding M16 family metallopeptidase — MRKILLLFCLAMGLFALQNDKDMLNAELKNGLKYYIKENKFPQKTAIFYLVINSGSTDEKDGEQGLAHFLEHMAFNGSRDFSKNELIKQLESLGVKFGADLNAQTSYDQTSYVLTINVNEKNLQDTFKVFSNWIDGVKIDPKELDKERGVIMEEERQRNTPGYRLYLAQTKDIFEGSIYLKRVPIGDMNVIKSVDAKHMQEFYERLYQPRFMSFVAVGDFDKNEIKSLIEKSFSQAKNTNSYIHPEKNISFKSGLNIFNYDSNETGMELVRLSYFDKFSPVVNEADAKRNLEDALIASLINMLYEQKNANNSSNLSTDFIAQTLQAKQKIYSFETNVLGGDFNASLKDMLGVIKGIKEFGFNKDDFEDVKKAFVANVEAKFKRSKTKKSSVYAGQILNMIENGGFVLSDEDDKELSLKLLNEITLADVNARFRQILAISDERVRIFSKDGFKLSKDEFLKLFAKAPAYNTNLSANNNDKSLGNENLEPKEISSRSFDEKNGIYTYKISNGSQVIFKPLATKKDSILFAAVSKGGTSNLTDPKLGSFAVALTNESGVGKFNNYELSKALNGKIVSYEKGIEALTQGIYGSSSTSDLSSLLAVINLEFNAPRADANVLERIKQRAKDELSKEQNLPEYKFSTEFSKFFYENNKRVAPLETADIDALKLNELKEIIKDKFTNAASYTFVIIGDTDEERLLPLIKKYIATLPKLGEAEEFKDDGVRSIKGQHTFKREYQSTKRSDVGINIINSDAKYSFEKAIRLRALSEILKTALREKIREDKGQTYGFSLNAKLSRYPFEHSDMLISFTCDPANTDNIIAEIKQIIASIKRSGALLPKHLEDFKAQSEISIKKDYEKPDFWQKLIISNKIFNMPLYTADEYISAIKAITNDEIKEAARLYLDEKNMVISINNPK, encoded by the coding sequence ATGAGAAAAATTTTGTTGCTTTTTTGTCTAGCAATGGGTCTTTTTGCGCTTCAAAACGATAAAGATATGTTAAATGCAGAGCTAAAAAACGGGCTAAAATACTATATTAAAGAGAATAAATTTCCACAAAAAACAGCTATTTTTTATCTTGTTATAAATTCTGGTTCAACTGATGAAAAAGATGGCGAGCAAGGTCTTGCTCACTTTTTGGAGCACATGGCATTTAATGGCAGCCGTGACTTTAGTAAAAATGAGCTCATTAAGCAGCTTGAGAGCCTTGGTGTGAAATTTGGAGCCGATCTAAACGCGCAGACGAGCTACGATCAGACGAGCTATGTCTTAACGATTAATGTAAATGAGAAAAATTTACAAGATACGTTTAAAGTCTTTTCGAATTGGATAGATGGCGTTAAAATAGATCCTAAGGAGCTTGATAAGGAGCGTGGTGTCATAATGGAAGAAGAGCGTCAGAGAAATACGCCAGGATATAGGCTTTATTTGGCTCAAACAAAGGATATTTTTGAGGGCAGTATCTATCTAAAAAGAGTGCCAATAGGCGACATGAACGTCATCAAAAGCGTAGATGCTAAGCACATGCAAGAATTTTACGAGAGGCTTTATCAGCCAAGATTTATGAGCTTTGTTGCTGTTGGCGACTTTGATAAAAATGAGATAAAAAGCTTAATCGAAAAAAGCTTTAGCCAAGCAAAAAATACAAATTCTTACATTCATCCAGAAAAAAATATTAGCTTTAAAAGTGGTTTAAATATTTTTAACTATGACTCGAATGAGACCGGAATGGAGCTAGTTAGACTTAGCTATTTTGATAAATTTAGCCCAGTTGTAAATGAGGCTGACGCAAAGAGGAATCTAGAAGACGCACTTATCGCAAGCCTGATAAATATGCTTTATGAGCAAAAAAATGCAAATAATTCATCAAATTTAAGCACTGATTTTATAGCTCAAACACTTCAAGCAAAGCAGAAAATTTATAGTTTTGAAACAAATGTACTTGGAGGCGATTTTAACGCAAGCCTTAAAGATATGCTTGGCGTTATAAAAGGCATTAAAGAGTTTGGCTTTAATAAAGATGATTTTGAAGATGTAAAAAAGGCGTTTGTGGCAAATGTAGAGGCTAAATTTAAACGCTCAAAGACTAAAAAATCAAGCGTTTACGCAGGTCAAATTTTAAACATGATAGAAAATGGTGGCTTTGTGTTAAGCGACGAAGACGACAAAGAGCTTAGTTTAAAGCTATTAAACGAGATTACGTTAGCTGATGTGAATGCTAGATTTAGACAAATTTTAGCCATTTCTGATGAGCGTGTAAGAATTTTTAGCAAAGATGGTTTTAAGCTTAGCAAAGATGAGTTTTTAAAGCTTTTTGCCAAGGCGCCTGCTTATAACACAAACCTATCTGCTAATAACAACGATAAGAGCCTAGGCAATGAAAATTTAGAGCCAAAAGAGATAAGCTCAAGAAGCTTTGATGAAAAAAATGGAATTTACACCTACAAAATATCAAATGGCTCGCAAGTCATCTTTAAGCCACTAGCCACCAAAAAAGATAGTATTTTATTTGCGGCCGTCAGTAAAGGAGGCACATCAAATTTGACTGATCCAAAGCTTGGTAGCTTTGCAGTTGCGCTCACAAATGAAAGCGGCGTTGGTAAATTTAATAACTATGAGCTCTCAAAGGCATTAAATGGAAAGATCGTAAGCTATGAAAAGGGTATAGAAGCACTCACGCAAGGCATTTATGGCTCATCAAGCACAAGCGATCTTAGCTCGCTGCTAGCTGTTATAAATTTAGAATTTAACGCTCCAAGAGCCGATGCAAACGTGCTTGAGAGGATAAAGCAAAGAGCAAAAGATGAGCTAAGTAAAGAGCAAAATTTGCCTGAATATAAATTTAGCACCGAATTTAGCAAGTTTTTTTATGAAAACAATAAACGTGTCGCGCCACTTGAGACGGCTGATATCGATGCGTTAAAGCTAAATGAGCTAAAAGAGATCATCAAAGATAAATTTACAAATGCAGCCTCATATACTTTTGTAATCATCGGCGACACCGACGAAGAGAGGCTTTTGCCACTTATCAAAAAGTATATCGCCACTTTACCAAAGCTTGGCGAGGCTGAAGAATTTAAAGACGATGGCGTGCGAAGTATCAAGGGGCAGCACACCTTTAAAAGAGAGTATCAAAGCACAAAAAGAAGTGATGTTGGTATAAACATCATAAATTCTGATGCGAAATATAGCTTTGAAAAAGCGATTAGACTAAGAGCATTAAGTGAAATTTTAAAAACGGCGCTTCGAGAAAAGATCAGAGAAGATAAGGGCCAAACATATGGCTTTAGCCTAAATGCCAAGCTCTCACGCTATCCTTTTGAGCATTCAGATATGCTAATTAGCTTTACATGCGATCCTGCAAACACGGACAATATCATCGCTGAGATAAAGCAGATAATAGCTAGCATAAAGCGTAGTGGTGCGCTCTTACCAAAGCATTTGGAGGATTTTAAGGCACAGAGTGAAATTTCTATAAAAAAAGATTACGAAAAGCCTGACTTTTGGCAAAAGCTCATCATCTCAAATAAAATTTTTAACATGCCACTTTATACGGCTGATGAGTATATAAGCGCGATAAAAGCCATCACAAATGACGAGATCAAAGAGGCAGCTAGGCTATATCTTGATGAGAAAAATATGGTGATAAGCATAAATAATCCGAAGTAG
- a CDS encoding transporter substrate-binding domain-containing protein has product MKKIFALLLTAFVALCANELKFGTAANYPPFEYIDENNKITGFDIELIDEISKRAGFSYKIINMSFDGLIPALKAGKINGIISAMSATSDRLKSIDFTKPYYLTENLYLKKKGNDALKAKEELAGKRVGVQQGTVQELAANAINGVKVVPSEDTVPLIMGLKVGKFDAVILDSSIGYGFIKKNPELEAFFKEVDGSEGFSIAFDKGKESALIEKINQILDDMKKDGSYEALLKKYDLK; this is encoded by the coding sequence ATGAAAAAGATCTTTGCTCTTTTACTCACAGCTTTTGTTGCTCTTTGTGCAAACGAGCTAAAATTTGGCACAGCGGCGAATTATCCTCCATTTGAATATATCGATGAAAATAACAAAATAACAGGCTTTGATATCGAGCTGATCGATGAAATTTCAAAGCGTGCAGGCTTTTCATATAAAATCATAAATATGAGTTTTGATGGCCTTATCCCAGCACTTAAAGCCGGCAAAATAAATGGCATTATAAGCGCGATGAGTGCGACTTCAGATAGATTAAAATCGATTGATTTTACAAAGCCATACTATCTAACTGAAAATCTCTATCTAAAGAAAAAAGGCAATGACGCATTAAAAGCTAAAGAAGAGCTAGCTGGCAAAAGAGTTGGCGTGCAACAAGGCACCGTCCAAGAGCTAGCAGCAAATGCTATAAATGGTGTAAAAGTAGTGCCTTCAGAAGATACTGTGCCACTCATCATGGGATTAAAAGTTGGTAAATTTGACGCAGTCATCCTTGATAGCTCTATTGGATATGGCTTTATTAAGAAAAATCCAGAACTTGAAGCGTTTTTCAAAGAAGTTGATGGTAGCGAGGGCTTTTCAATAGCATTTGATAAAGGAAAAGAGAGTGCGTTAATAGAAAAAATAAATCAAATTTTAGATGATATGAAAAAAGACGGAAGCTATGAAGCTTTACTTAAAAAATACGATCTAAAATAA
- a CDS encoding basic amino acid ABC transporter substrate-binding protein encodes MSKILKFLMASLVLFLLGCGDDANKKNAVNNAEGASKNVVYKVGSSADYPPFEYLDENNKIVGFEIDLLNEITKKTGIKFDVANMSFDGLISALKTGKIDIAISGMSATDERRKSVDFTKPYYFSENLFIRKKGSDVNKDNLKDKKISAQVGTLQEEAAKSITTKSIPAENVAAAIMSLNAGKIDVVLTDSPIGVEYLKQNPDLEEFLRVPDGTEGFAMAFDKGKHTELIKKIDAAIDELQKSGEFDKMLDKYGLKK; translated from the coding sequence ATGAGTAAAATTTTAAAATTTTTGATGGCAAGCTTGGTTTTATTTTTACTAGGTTGTGGCGATGATGCTAATAAAAAAAATGCAGTAAATAATGCCGAAGGAGCTAGTAAAAATGTAGTTTATAAAGTTGGCTCGAGCGCTGATTATCCACCTTTTGAATATCTTGATGAAAACAATAAAATTGTTGGCTTTGAGATAGATTTATTAAATGAGATCACCAAAAAAACTGGGATAAAATTTGATGTTGCAAATATGAGCTTTGATGGACTGATATCAGCATTAAAAACCGGTAAAATCGATATTGCTATAAGCGGAATGAGCGCAACTGATGAGAGAAGAAAATCGGTTGATTTTACCAAGCCATATTATTTTTCAGAGAATTTATTTATCCGAAAAAAAGGCTCAGATGTAAATAAAGACAATCTTAAAGATAAGAAAATTTCAGCTCAAGTTGGCACACTTCAAGAAGAAGCAGCCAAAAGCATAACTACTAAGTCGATACCTGCTGAAAATGTAGCAGCTGCCATCATGTCACTAAACGCTGGTAAAATCGATGTTGTGCTAACTGATAGTCCGATAGGAGTTGAATATTTAAAACAAAATCCAGATTTGGAAGAATTTTTAAGAGTTCCTGATGGTACGGAAGGATTTGCGATGGCGTTTGATAAAGGCAAACACACTGAGCTTATCAAAAAGATAGACGCAGCGATCGATGAGCTACAAAAATCTGGCGAATTTGACAAAATGCTAGATAAATATGGATTAAAGAAATAA
- a CDS encoding amino acid ABC transporter ATP-binding protein: protein MIEIKNLNKSYGDLRVLNDISVDIKKGEVIAIIGPSGGGKSTFLRCINRLEEPDSGHIKINGEDILDKKSDINKIRQKVSMVFQHFNLFANKNVLQNLTLAPVKAGILDKASAEKRADELLKSVGLSDKKFAYPHKLSGGQKQRIAIARSLAMEPEVILFDEPTSALDPEMIGEVLDIMKDVAAKGITMLVVTHEMGFARNVANRIFFMDKGKIAVDDTPKNVFTNPQHERLKEFLGKILNH from the coding sequence ATGATTGAGATTAAAAATTTAAACAAAAGTTATGGCGATTTGCGAGTTTTAAATGATATTAGTGTAGATATAAAAAAAGGTGAAGTTATAGCGATAATTGGTCCAAGTGGTGGTGGAAAAAGTACATTTTTACGCTGCATAAACCGCCTTGAGGAGCCAGATAGCGGGCACATCAAGATAAATGGCGAAGATATTTTAGATAAAAAATCAGATATAAATAAAATTCGCCAAAAAGTGAGTATGGTTTTTCAGCACTTTAATCTTTTTGCAAATAAAAACGTCTTGCAAAATTTAACTCTAGCTCCGGTAAAAGCGGGAATTTTAGATAAAGCAAGTGCAGAAAAAAGAGCCGATGAGTTGCTAAAAAGTGTTGGGCTAAGCGATAAGAAATTTGCCTATCCGCACAAACTCTCAGGCGGGCAGAAGCAACGTATCGCGATCGCTAGAAGCCTAGCGATGGAGCCAGAAGTGATACTTTTTGATGAACCGACAAGTGCGCTTGATCCTGAGATGATCGGAGAGGTACTTGATATTATGAAAGATGTTGCTGCAAAGGGCATAACGATGCTTGTGGTGACCCATGAGATGGGCTTTGCAAGAAATGTGGCAAATAGAATTTTCTTTATGGATAAAGGCAAAATCGCAGTTGATGACACACCGAAAAATGTCTTTACAAATCCGCAACATGAGCGTTTAAAAGAGTTTTTAGGCAAAATTTTAAATCATTAA
- a CDS encoding amino acid ABC transporter permease, which produces MKAQNLAKFLFFIIIVSLGAYFFYPRDLSEAQEIAYIKSYGVTLGLTIGGIVIGITLGFTLAFIKFLNIKVLNFIIDEYIDILRGTPVILQLLIFSVVIFATWSDNFYVALIALGLNSSAYVAEIVRSGINSVDKGQMEAARAMGLNYYVSMREIVFPQATKNILPALANEFISLFKETSVVGYISVVDITMQSKSLQAVFYSPEPVIFTGIVYYVSVKFFTLLTKLLERRLNRHD; this is translated from the coding sequence TTGAAGGCTCAAAATTTAGCTAAATTTCTATTTTTTATAATTATCGTCTCACTTGGAGCATATTTTTTCTATCCAAGAGATCTTAGTGAGGCTCAAGAGATCGCTTATATCAAAAGTTATGGAGTGACTTTAGGGCTTACTATAGGCGGTATTGTCATAGGTATAACACTTGGATTTACCTTGGCGTTTATTAAATTTTTAAATATTAAAGTCTTAAATTTTATAATCGATGAATATATCGATATCTTACGTGGAACACCTGTAATACTTCAACTTTTAATATTTTCAGTTGTCATTTTTGCAACATGGAGTGATAACTTTTATGTAGCTCTCATCGCACTTGGACTAAATAGCTCTGCTTATGTGGCCGAGATCGTGCGAAGTGGCATAAACAGCGTTGATAAAGGACAAATGGAAGCGGCTCGTGCGATGGGACTAAACTACTATGTTTCGATGCGCGAGATAGTTTTCCCACAAGCTACAAAAAATATCTTGCCAGCTCTTGCAAATGAGTTTATATCACTTTTTAAAGAGACATCGGTCGTGGGCTATATAAGTGTAGTTGATATCACGATGCAAAGTAAGAGCTTGCAAGCGGTCTTTTATAGCCCGGAGCCAGTCATTTTTACAGGCATTGTCTATTATGTAAGTGTTAAATTTTTTACACTTTTGACAAAACTACTTGAGAGGAGATTAAATCGCCATGATTGA